In Marasmius oreades isolate 03SP1 chromosome 3, whole genome shotgun sequence, a single window of DNA contains:
- the TAL1 gene encoding sedoheptulose-7-phosphate:D-glyceraldehyde-3- phosphate transaldolase encodes MTTSLDYLKQTGTVVVSDSGDFETIDVYKPQDATTNPSLILAAANKTGYARLIDSAVNIAKEGGGSLDKQVNAAMDRLLIEFGKEILAIIPGRVSTEVDARLSFDKEATKAKAKELIALYSSVGIKKERVLIKIASTWEGIQAARELERDEGIHCNLTLLFGFGQAVACAEAGVTLISPFVGRILDWHKKNTGKNYEGDEDPGVQSVKRIFNYYKQHGYKTIVMGASFRNVSKEIYDCAIF; translated from the exons atgaCCACCTCACTCGATTATCTCAAGCAAACTGGTACTGTCGTTGTATCGGACTCCGGTGACTTTGAAA CCATCGACGTCTACAAGCCACAG GATGCCACTACGAATCCCTCTCTCATTCTCGCAGCTGCGAATAAGACTGGTTACGCCCGTCTCATCGATTCGGCTGTCAATATTGCCAAAGAAGGTGGAGGGTCTCTTGACAAACAGGTCAATGCTGCCATGGACCGATTG TTGATCGAATTTGGCAAGGAGATCCTTGCCATCATTCCCGGTCGTGTCTCCACAGAGGTCGATGCACGATTGTCATTCGACAAGGAAGCCACTAAAGCTAAG GCCAAGGAACTCATTGCTCTCTACAGTTCCGTCGGAATCAAGAAGGAGCGCGTATTGATCAAGATTGCCTCGACCTGGGAGGGTATTCAGGCCGCCCGTGAACTCGAGCGGGATGAAGGCATTCACTGTAACCTCACTCTCTTGTTCGGTTTCGGACAGGCAGTTGCTTGCGCTGAAGCAGGAGTCACTCTGATCTCACCGTTCGTCGGCCGA ATTCTTGATTGGCACAAGAAGAACACAGGCAAAAACTACGAGGGTGATGAGGACCCTGGTGTCCAGTCTGTGAAGAGAATCTTCAACTATTACAAGCAGCATGGCTACAAGACCATCGTCATGGGTGCTTCTTTCCGTAACGTCAGTAAAGAAATATATGACTGTGCTATTTTCTAA
- a CDS encoding uncharacterized protein (MEROPS:MER0000432), translating into MTSFNISIPESSLALLKSKLELARLPDELDEAGWDYGVPLSNIRRLVSRWLDGYDWRKHEKALNDELPQFTRDIEVEGHGTLNIHYVHKRSAVHNAIPLLFIHGWPGSFIEIRKILPLLTQVKPDAPSFHVVGLGLPGFGFSKGTKKKGFGLEKHAEVGHKLMLALGYTEYVTQGGDWGTGVGHTMGTLYGGSHMKAFHTNTPFILKPPTGVDPSTYTAADREALKQGQSFEQRGQGYFQEQSTQPQTLGYSLSDSPVGLLAWIYEKLVNWTDEYPWEDDEVLTWVSIYWFSRAGCAASISIYYETSSGVGVYNRPKLLDLSIPVGYSIFPKEFGTVPQSWITEKNLVFEVRHEGGGHFAAHEKPLQLVDDLRKMFGKGGPAYHVVSGKNGYA; encoded by the exons ATGACTTCTTTCAATATCTCTATCCCCGAATCATCTCTCGCTCTGCTTAAATCAAAACTAGAGTTAGCTCGACTCCCTGATGAACTCGACGAAGCTGGATGGGATTACGGCGTGCCACTCTCGAACATTCGAAGATTGGTCTCGCGATGGCTTGACGGATACGATTGGAGGAAGCATGAGAAGGCTCTGAACGACGAGTTGCCCCAGTTCACGCGCGACATCGAGGTGGAAGGGCATGGCACACTCAATATTCACTATGTTCATAAGCGAAGCGCGGTGCATAATGCGATCCCATTGTTATTTATTCATGGGT GGCCGGGAAGTTTCATCGAAATCAGGAAGATTTTGCCGCTTTTAACGCAGGTCAAACCCGATGCTCCCTCTTTCCACGTGGTCGGTTTGGGCCTCCCCGGGTTTGGGTTTTCAAAagggacgaagaagaaaggtttTGGTCTGGAGAAACACGCAGAG GTCGGCCATAAGCTGATGCTCGCCCTCGGATATACCGAATATG TAACGCAGGGCGGAGATTGGGGTACTGGT GTTGGCCACACAATGGGCACACTGTATGGAGGCTCTCACATGAAGGCCTTCCACACCAACACGCCTTT CATTTTGAAACCACCTACTGGAGTCGATCCATCTACATACACAGCTGCCGATCGAGAAGCCCTCAAGCAGGGGCAGTCATTCGAACAAAGAGGGCAGGGTTACTTCCAAGAACAGTCCACTCAGCCGCAAACATTAGGCTATAGTCTATCGGACTCTCCGGTTGGCCTCTTAGCATGGATTTACGAAAAACTAGTCAATTGGACGGACGAATATCCttgggaagatgatgaag TTCTCACTTGGGTCTCAATTTATTGGTTCTCTCGTGCCGGTTGCGCAGCGTCGATAAGCATTTATTACGAGACTTCTTCGGGCGTTGGAGTTTACAACAGACCCAAGCTACTCGACCTGAGTATTCCCGTTGGTTACTCCATCTTCCCAAAAGAATTTGGGACTGTTCCGCAATC GTGGATCACGGAGAAAAACTTGGTCTTCGAGGTGAGACACGAAGGCGGTGGTCATTTTGCCGCCCATGAGAAGCCCTTGCAATTGGTTGACGATTTGAGGAAGATGTTTGGGAAAGGAGGGCCGGCGTATCATGTTGTCAGTGGGAAGAACGGGTATGCTTAG
- a CDS encoding uncharacterized protein (BUSCO:EOG0926578E) — protein MSSTTPEPVADATSTSTVPEVEVKSASETAEADAEASNEAAQETANDSAAPSTRRSSRISAQPLKEQPKPKKAVAAKNQKKRTAEEAQEEGGEATEKNGTANKKTKTVVPDIPSIDIGDPLPNLTLKNEKDEDVDVSKLAAVKGVVIFLVPKADTPGCTTQACGFRDLYSEFSGLGYDVYGLSADTTSAQNKWQSKKNLSYSLLSDPKRVFIAALGAADKNKTKRSHFVFEKGTGKLIERKNPVKPTDSPTLALDFIKQHGKSPAEAMEAPEAKTATAEDTSNGHADPPAVADETTTAEAEPAPMET, from the exons ATGTCTTCCACAACACCGGAACCCGTCGCCGATGctaccagcaccagcactgTGCCGGAGGTTGAGGTCAAATCTGCCTCTGAGACTGCTGAGGCCGACGCTGAGGCTTCCAACGAGGCGGCTCAGGAAACGGCCAACGACTCTGCGGCACCCAGCACTCGGAGGTCTAGCCGGATTTCTGCTCAACCTCTGAAAGAACAGCCGAAACCCAAAAAGGCCGTTGCGGCTAAAAACCAGAAGAAACGCACTGCAGAAGAAGCCCAGGAGGAAGGAGGGGAAGCAACCGAGAAAAATGGTACCGCCAATAAAAAG ACCAAGACTGTCGTCCCAGATATTCCGTCGATTGATATTGGGGACCCCCTGCCCAATTTGACGCTCAAAAATGAGAAGGACGAGGACGTTGATGTGTCTAAATTAGCTGCTGTAAAGGGCGTTGTGATTTTCTTGGTCCCAAAGGCAGACACCC CGGGGTGCACTACTCAAGCCTGCGGCTTCCGCGATCTCTATTCGGAATTTTCTGGGCTTGGTTACGACGTTTACGGTCTGAGTGCAGATACTACCAGTGCTCAAAACAAATGGCAGTCAAAA AAAAATCTCTCTTACTCCCTACTCTCCGACCCCAAACGAGTCTTTATCGCGGCTCTGGGTGCGGCGGACAAGAATAAGACTAAAAGAAGTCATTTTGTCTTCGAAAAGGGCACAGGAAAACTCATTGAAAGGAAGAATCCGGTCAAACCTACTGACAG TCCAACATTGGCCCTCGATTTCATCAAACAACATGGGAAATCACCCGCGGAAGCTATGGAAGCTCCGGAAGCGAAAACAGCTACTGCCGAAGACACTTCTAACGGTCATGCTGACCCCCCCGCAGTTGCAGACGAAACGACGACAGCAGAAGCAGAACCCGCACCGATGGAGACGTAG
- a CDS encoding uncharacterized protein (CAZy:GH152), giving the protein MQGLFVIVSVAIWVTAVNARTFTVKNNCHFTIWPGMFTDPNVGPARPDHATGWEAPSGSSVQFSVPDDWKAGRIWGRTSCNFATNPGPTSCVTGGCNGGLECAAQAGTGVPPASLAEWTLQGDGNRDFYDVSLVDGFNLPVAITNNVGCPVANCPVDLNPGCPAELRGPANPDGSNAGCKSACLANLDGNQQDSANCCSGSHNTPATCPASGVQFYDYFKGNCKNSYAYAFDEASGTALWTCDSGLKADYTLTFCP; this is encoded by the exons ATGCAAGGTCTCTTCGTAATTGTCTCCGTCGCCATCTGGGTTACAGCAGTAAATGCCCGTACATTCACTGTTAAAAATAACTGCCACTTCACCATCTG GCCTGGT ATGTTCACGGACCCCAATGTTGGACCCGCTCGTCCAGACCATGCCACTGG ATGGGAAGCTCCCTCTGGAAGCTCCGTTCAGTTCTCCGTTCCGGATGATTGGAAAGCGGGCCGTATCTGG GGACGAACAAGTTGCAACTTTGCCACTAACCCCGGACCGACCTCCTGTGTGACTGGTGGTTGTAACGGTGGTTTAGAATGTGCTGCTCAAGCTGGAACT GGAGTCCCTCCCGCATCACTTGCCGAATGGACTCTCCAAGGAGACGGCAACCGGGACTTTTATGATG TCTCACTGGTTGATGGATTCAACTTGCCCGTGGCTATTACCAACAATGTTGGATGCCCTGTCGCTAATTGCCCCGTCGATTTGAATCCTGGGT GCCCCGCAGAACTAAGAGGGCCTGCTAATCCTGATGGCAGCAACGCGGGCTGCAAGAGTGCATGTCTAGCCAACCTCGATGGCAACCAAC AGGATTCCGCAAACTGCTGCAGCGGAAGCCACAACACACCTGCGACCTGCCCCGCGAgcggtgttcaattctacgACTACTTCA AGGGCAACTGCAAGAATTCCTATGCTTATGCCTTTGATGAGGCCAGCGGCACTGCTTTGTGGACTTGCGACTCTGGTCTCAAGGCTGATTACACTCTTACTTTCTGCCCTTAA
- a CDS encoding uncharacterized protein (CAZy:GH152): MPVHSLLKITATSPSGLVCSRTPMLDPLVQTMPLGWIFVFVFVNFAHTHAIFRRWEAPSGSSVQFSVPDDWKAGRIWGRTSCNFATNPGPTSCVTGGCNGGLECAAQAGTGVPPASLAEWTLQGDGNRDFYDVSLVDGFNLPVAITNNVGCPVANCPVDLNPGCPAELRGPANPDGSNAGCKSACLANLDGNQQDSANCCSGSHNTPATCPASGVQFYDYFKGNCKNSYAYAFDEASGTALWTCDSGLKADYTLTFCP; the protein is encoded by the exons ATGCCCGTACATTCACTGTTAAAAATAACTGCCACTTCACCATCTG GCCTGGT ATGTTCACGGACCCCAATGTTGGACCCGCTCGTCCAGACCATGCCACTGGGTTGGATCTTTGTATTTGTCTTTGTGAATTTCGCACATACTCACGCAATCTTTCGTAGATGGGAAGCTCCCTCTGGAAGCTCCGTTCAGTTCTCCGTTCCGGATGATTGGAAAGCGGGCCGTATCTGG GGACGAACAAGTTGCAACTTTGCCACTAACCCCGGACCGACCTCCTGTGTGACTGGTGGTTGTAACGGTGGTTTAGAATGTGCTGCTCAAGCTGGAACT GGAGTCCCTCCCGCATCACTTGCCGAATGGACTCTCCAAGGAGACGGCAACCGGGACTTTTATGATG TCTCACTGGTTGATGGATTCAACTTGCCCGTGGCTATTACCAACAATGTTGGATGCCCTGTCGCTAATTGCCCCGTCGATTTGAATCCTGGGT GCCCCGCAGAACTAAGAGGGCCTGCTAATCCTGATGGCAGCAACGCGGGCTGCAAGAGTGCATGTCTAGCCAACCTCGATGGCAACCAAC AGGATTCCGCAAACTGCTGCAGCGGAAGCCACAACACACCTGCGACCTGCCCCGCGAgcggtgttcaattctacgACTACTTCA AGGGCAACTGCAAGAATTCCTATGCTTATGCCTTTGATGAGGCCAGCGGCACTGCTTTGTGGACTTGCGACTCTGGTCTCAAGGCTGATTACACTCTTACTTTCTGCCCTTAA
- a CDS encoding uncharacterized protein (MEROPS:MER0000432) — protein MTSFNISIPESSLALLKSKLELARLPDELDEAGWDYGVPLSNIRRLVSRWLDGYDWRKHEKALNDELPQFTRDIEVEGHGTLNIHYVHKRSAVHNAIPLLFIHGWPGSFIEIRKILPLLTQVKPDAPSFHVVGLGLPGFGFSKGTKKKGFGLEKHAEVGHKLMLALGYTEYVTQGGDWGTGVGHTMGTLYGGSHMKAFHTNTPFILKPPTGVDPSTYTAADREALKQGQSFEQRGQGYFQEQSTQPQTLGYSLSDSPVGLLAWIYEKLVNWTDEYPWEDDEGHSVPSIEGVMTLI, from the exons ATGACTTCTTTCAATATCTCTATCCCCGAATCATCTCTCGCTCTGCTTAAATCAAAACTAGAGTTAGCTCGACTCCCTGATGAACTCGACGAAGCTGGATGGGATTACGGCGTGCCACTCTCGAACATTCGAAGATTGGTCTCGCGATGGCTTGACGGATACGATTGGAGGAAGCATGAGAAGGCTCTGAACGACGAGTTGCCCCAGTTCACGCGCGACATCGAGGTGGAAGGGCATGGCACACTCAATATTCACTATGTTCATAAGCGAAGCGCGGTGCATAATGCGATCCCATTGTTATTTATTCATGGGT GGCCGGGAAGTTTCATCGAAATCAGGAAGATTTTGCCGCTTTTAACGCAGGTCAAACCCGATGCTCCCTCTTTCCACGTGGTCGGTTTGGGCCTCCCCGGGTTTGGGTTTTCAAAagggacgaagaagaaaggtttTGGTCTGGAGAAACACGCAGAG GTCGGCCATAAGCTGATGCTCGCCCTCGGATATACCGAATATG TAACGCAGGGCGGAGATTGGGGTACTGGT GTTGGCCACACAATGGGCACACTGTATGGAGGCTCTCACATGAAGGCCTTCCACACCAACACGCCTTT CATTTTGAAACCACCTACTGGAGTCGATCCATCTACATACACAGCTGCCGATCGAGAAGCCCTCAAGCAGGGGCAGTCATTCGAACAAAGAGGGCAGGGTTACTTCCAAGAACAGTCCACTCAGCCGCAAACATTAGGCTATAGTCTATCGGACTCTCCGGTTGGCCTCTTAGCATGGATTTACGAAAAACTAGTCAATTGGACGGACGAATATCCttgggaagatgatgaaggtcACTCTGTCCCATCCATCGAGGGTGTGATGACCTTAATCTAA